The sequence CACCGGCACCCGGATATCGAGCTGATGCTGAACCCGACAGCGGACGTGGTAGAGCTCGAGCCCGGCGGCGTCGATCTTGCCATCCGCTTCGGCAAGGGGCAGTGGCGTGGGCTCAACTCCGAGCCCCTGTTGCTGACGAGCTTCGTTGTCGTGGCGGCGCGCTCGCTGGTCGGCGAAGCGGATTTTTCCGATCTCGCCAAGCTGCGCGACTATCCCTGGCTGCAGGAGTTCGGGGCCAACGAAAGCGCCAACTGGTGGGACCGGAAGGGCATTGCCCCCAGCCGCAGCAACAACCTGCACATGCCTGGCTACATGATGCTGGAAAGCCTGCGGCGCGGCGACGGGGTGACCGCCGCCGCGCGCGCCTTCATCGAGCCGGAGATCCGCTCGGGCCAGTTGCGTGTCCTGTTCGAGGACGAGGAGCGCGGCAACGGCTATCACATCGTCACGCGGCCGGGCGTACAGCGCCCGCCGCTCAAGACCTTCATCGCCTGGCTACGAAGCCACCGCGATGGACAGGACGCCGTGACCGGCTAGCTGCCGAGCGGGGCAAGGGCGGCGGAAAGATCCGCGATCAGGTCGTCTGCGCTCTCGATGCCGATGGACAGGCGCAGCAGGTTGACCGGCACGCCCGTGGCGTCACCCTCGATCGTGTGACGATGCTCGACGAGGCTCTCGACGCCGCCAAGCGAGGTCGCCCGCTTGATCAAGTCTAGCCGCCCGGCGACCGCCAGGGCCTCTGCAGCTCCGCCCTTGACCAACACCGACATCAGGTAGCCGCCGCCCGCCATCTGCCGGCTGGCAACAGTGTGCGAGGCGTGGTTGGCAAGGCCCGGATAAAGCACGCTTTCCACCGAAGGGTGGGCTTCAAGCATTTCGGCCACGGCCTGCGCATTGGCGCACATGCGCTCCATGCGCAGGGACAGGGTGCGCAGGCCCCGCAGCAGCAGATAGGCTTCGAAGGGGCCGAGTACTGCGCCGGCGTCATGCCGCTCCTCACGGATGAAGCGCCAGGTGTCGGTCTGTGCATCGCGGCAGGTGACGATGCCCGCGAGCACATCGGAATGGCCGTTCAGCGC comes from Stappia sp. 28M-7 and encodes:
- a CDS encoding LysR substrate-binding domain-containing protein, coding for MDWSRMPSLASLRAFAAVAEAGTLAGAGRTLNVSHAAISQQVRALEAFLGAELVVREGRGLVLTQEGRALAGHLEAAFSLMYRAVAELTDADRTRPLQVTMTPTFAVSWLMPRISDFRHRHPDIELMLNPTADVVELEPGGVDLAIRFGKGQWRGLNSEPLLLTSFVVVAARSLVGEADFSDLAKLRDYPWLQEFGANESANWWDRKGIAPSRSNNLHMPGYMMLESLRRGDGVTAAARAFIEPEIRSGQLRVLFEDEERGNGYHIVTRPGVQRPPLKTFIAWLRSHRDGQDAVTG